In one Natronosalvus amylolyticus genomic region, the following are encoded:
- the aglF gene encoding UTP--glucose-1-phosphate uridylyltransferase AglF, whose product MQAVVLAAGKGTRLEPLTDDKPKALVEVDDKPLLEDVFDNLIEIGVTEFVVVVGHLKEQIIERYGDAYEDIPITYAHQREQLGLAHAILQAEPHIDDDFVLMLGDNVFRGNLGDVINRQQEERADAAFLVEEVPWEEASRYGVLDTNEYGEIVEVMEKPDEPPSNLVMTGFYTFTPAIFHACHLVQPSDRGEYELPDAIDLLIQSGRTIDAIRMDGWRIDVGYPEDRDEAEERLSDEPELAITD is encoded by the coding sequence ATGCAAGCTGTCGTCCTCGCCGCCGGCAAAGGCACGCGGCTCGAGCCGCTCACCGATGACAAGCCGAAGGCGCTCGTGGAAGTCGACGACAAGCCTCTCCTCGAGGACGTCTTCGACAACCTCATCGAGATTGGCGTCACCGAGTTCGTGGTCGTCGTCGGTCATCTCAAAGAGCAGATCATCGAGCGCTACGGCGATGCTTACGAAGACATACCGATCACCTATGCCCACCAGCGCGAACAGCTGGGTCTCGCACACGCTATCCTCCAGGCAGAACCCCACATCGACGACGATTTCGTGCTGATGCTCGGGGACAACGTCTTCCGCGGAAACCTCGGCGACGTGATCAATCGCCAGCAAGAAGAGCGTGCTGACGCAGCCTTCCTCGTCGAAGAAGTCCCCTGGGAGGAAGCCTCCCGGTACGGGGTCCTCGACACGAACGAGTACGGCGAGATCGTCGAGGTGATGGAGAAGCCCGATGAGCCACCATCTAACCTCGTGATGACTGGCTTTTACACGTTTACGCCGGCCATCTTCCACGCGTGTCACCTCGTCCAGCCCTCCGACCGCGGCGAGTACGAGCTCCCTGACGCAATCGACCTGTTGATCCAGTCCGGGCGAACTATCGACGCGATCCGGATGGATGGCTGGCGAATCGACGTGGGATACCCAGAAGACAGAGATG